In the Candidatus Delongbacteria bacterium genome, TATCCGCTTCCGAGGGCAGTTGATACTCGCCCTGGACGATCGAGGCCAAGGTCAGCAGCCGGACGCGATCCAGACTGCCACAGGAGTCCGGCAGCAGACCGCAGACCACATCCTCCATTCGCCGGGCCATGCGCGTGATCAGGGCTTCTTCATCGTCGAGTGTGCTGATCCTGTAGGTATCCGGAAAAAGCCGCCCTTCAAGTGTTTCAGGGTCACCGGGCAGCGACAGTTCCGAAATGAAACCCGGATCGCGGCACAGCTGCAGAAAGCGCAGGCTGTCCAGCTGGCACTGCCGGGCCACCACCCCGGCCAGCTCACGCAGGCGCAGGCCTTCGGTGATGCGCACGTCCACTCCCGGAACGGCATAGCGGCCGATGCGCCGCAGAATATCCATGCGACTCATTCGGCCATCCAGCACGAAAATGCCGGGCTGGATCCCGCGATCACTGTCGGTCAGACGGGCCAACAGGCGCAGGGCCCAGGGATGGTCGCTGATCCCGAGAGTGTCCAGCGCGCTGACCACCTGGGCCAGGCTGGTGCCCGGACGTATCCGCACCTCCTGCTGGATCGTGGTATCACCGGCCGGCGCCTCGAACAACCAGAGCGCGAAGCCCCCCGGCAGAACGATTCCCGTCAGCAGCAGGAACAGCAGCAGGCGGATGGGACCAGCACCCTTCTTCCGGGGTTCCCCATTTCCACGGCGCACCGCTTCTTTTCCCGCCGGGCGTGGATGGTTTCCTTGACCACGACCGGAGCGGGAGTCAGTGCCTGCCATTGTCAGGTCCGTGGACTGGGTACTGCGGGTGCTGCATGCGGCGATCCGTGCGGGTTGCCTGTGAACACAAGGCCCCACCCTCGGGGTGGGGCCTTGCCCATGTTCTCATGTGTCAGGTACGGTACTCGCTCAGGGAGCAAAGAAGTCCTGGATCTTGGGCGAATAGAAGCTGTAGAGCACATTCTGCATCAGGCCCAGGGCACCGGGCCCGGGCAACAGGCCCAGGGTCGGGCTGGCCGTACCCAGTTCGCCGTACTCCATCACATACATCGGAATGCTGTTGAAGGCCGTGCGGAAGTTGGTATACGTGGCACCGGCCTGGATCGGCCCCAGATTGACGCTGAAGTTCATGTTCTCGGTGTAGCAGGTGGTCACCTTGCGGTGCTTGTCCAGGATGGGCTGCCAGAGCAGGTCCACGGACACGGTGTCACCCACGGTCCAGTACTCCGCGGGGTCGCCGATGAACTGGTGCTGCACGTACATGAACACACGGTCGCGCGCATTGATGTTGATCGTCACATGCACCACAGGCTGGGCCCACATCTCGTCGGCGCGGCTCAGGTTGTGTGCTTCGTAGGCGTTGAAGATGGTGATGTCCTGAAGGTTGCGGATCTGGTCGGGAACACTGACCCAGCAACCCTGCGAATCAGGATCGGGCGAGAAGTCAAACCCATAACCGCCCACCGAATCCGCACTGACGAACAGCTGGGGCGGCAGGCTGCTTGCGCCCACGACCCGGAAGATGTCGAAGGTCTCGCGAGAATTCAGCTCGGCGGAATAGCTGTTGTAGGTGTACACGCTCTGGGTGCCGGCCGGCTCGTAGATCGAGAAGGCTTCCACATAGGGAATGGCATTGCCGGGCAGCGGCGAGCGCCAGTCGAAGGGATCCACGCCATCATCGAATCGGCCGTTGAAGAAGGTGTTGCCATCGGCGCGCATGGTGTCGATCACGGACTGCTGCAGCTGCAGCGTATCCAGGAAGGCGAATTCTGGAATGCCGGCGGTATTGCCGTCGCCGCGACTGTTCTGGAAGGTCAGGAACTGGTCCACGTAGACGTCATAGACACCCAGGTAGGCCGCCAGAAAATCGCCCGCGTTCTGGGTCTGGTAGGCGGCCGTGTTGTTGATGTCCACCCCGTTGTAGCCGAAGGATTTGGACAGACTGGAGTAGCCGGTCCAGAACAGGCTGCCCCCCATGTCCAGGTAATCCATCGCGATCACCTTCAGGTTCTGGGTGATCTGGTTCCTCACGCCCGTGGTCCCTTTGTATCCGTCATCCACGCAGATCACGGTGCGGTAGTCACTCATCATCGAGAAGGGAATGTAGTTGGGCAGATCGGGGAAGTTGGGCGGTGTGCCGTCTTCCAGTTCCCAGTAGAAGCAGTTGTAGCTGTCGTCGGCCACGTCCGTGCTCCAGACAGGATCCACGCCCGTGATCGAGCCCAGCGCTTCGCTGATCATGCCCCGATAGAATTCGGCATGCTCTTCGAACGTGTGCCCACCCAGCGCGTTGGCGATCTGCGCCGGCGACAGGTTGCGGGGAGTGAAGTTCAGCAGCAGCACATCGCGTGTGGGAGCGGCCAGATGCGTGCTGAAGCGGATCCAGGCGGGAACGGCCGTGGACTCAAGACCATCGTCCCGGGTCCAGACACGCAGCTGGTAGTAGCCGCTTTCCAGATTGAAGAGTTCGAGAATCGAATTGGCCGTCCAGCCATTGCTGAACTTGTACTCGTCGAAGCTCAGAACCGTCGCTTCCGTGAGCTCGACGGCCTGGCCCGAACTGGCGACCCATTCACCGTTGTCGGTGAGCGCGTCGAAATGCAGGAAGGAATCCAGCGCGGCGGCATCACCCTGGAAACGCACCAGCTCGTACTTGAATTCAAGCGGAATCGTCACGAATGCCTGGTCGTCGGGGTCATCGCCGCTGATCAGGAAGCGGATGCCGTTCCAGTTGCTGAGCGCCGTGTTGTAACACGGGAGCTCCGGAAACTCTTCCTGGTTGCGGAACGTGGTTGCCGTGGGACCGTCGCCAATGAAATCATCCCAGCCGATCATGTGACGGGTGTAGTTCTCGGGCTGGCCGACACTGTTGTACCCATCCTTCTGATAGGTGATCCGGGGTGTGTTCGGCGCACGGTTGCTGCGGTTGAACAGCCGGTATGCCGGCTCGCTCACCTGGCCGTCGTTGTCGATGCTCTGCACGACCAGGGCATGTTTCTGGATCCGCCCCAGCTGAGTGGTGAGATTGACCACGGCCTGGGTGTTCTGGGTGTAGGTCCAATCCACACCACTCATGTCCGGGTTGGCCCGCAACTGGGACAGGAAGGTCTGCAGGGCCGCGTCCGTTTCGTAGACATGATCGGTGAAACGATACTCTTCCACGAAACCATCGGGATCACTGCCCGCCCAGAAGATCATCGGCGAGAAGGAGTAGACCGGGCGATAGGTGAAATCACCGGCGAGCACATAGTTGGTGTTCAGCTCCCAGTGGAAGGGGGCACCAATGGCGGGCTGGGTCAGACCCAGATACCGTCCGATGTTGGTGTCCAGCTCGTAGAGCGCCGGTGAGACGGTCTGTTCCCATTCCCCGCTGGCGTCCAGCACATAGATCGAATCGATGTGCTCGATCTGCAGGTACTGATAGTGGATCAGCTGGAAGCGCACACCCGACACGTCCTCAGCTCCGGGAGCGGGGAAGTTGGCCGGACTGGCTTCCTCGAAACCCACCAGACTGTCCGGCATCAGGAAGGCGTAGCGGTCGATGTGGAAGTTTGTCTGCACACCATCCGCGTCGGGTTCGTTGTTGACGAAAGCGACCGTGGGGGCCGTGTTCGTACTGTAGCTGCCGTCAATCTTGCTGCAGCCCTGCCAGAACACGACAGGCAGCAGCAAGGCTCCCAGCGCCAATCCCCGAACGGGATTCAAGGGTCGTGACCCAAAGTTTTTCATTGGTGAAATCCTCTCAGCGCTTCAGGGACATGGTCAGCATGAACAGGTCTTCCAGGTACTTGTTCGGGGCGTAGGCCACATCGAACTGCAGTGCACCACTGCTGGTATCGAGCATGAAGCCCGTGCCCAGCGTCAACCCGTCCAGAGAAAGCAGGGGATATTCCAGATAGGGGTCCTTGCCCGCGTCCTGCTGGAAATCGTCCCAGGTATCACGGGTGATCCCGTTGATCTTCTTGCCGATGCGCATGAAGAAGCTCTGCTTGAAAGCGTACTCCAGGCCCAGGTTGATCTGCTCGACGTTGTCGGAGGGATGCCCGAATTCGAAGGCTCCCAGCAGGTAATTCTCGTCGGTTGGGGTGCCCATCAGATCCATGGACATGCCGAATTTGAAGAGGATCGGCAGGGGATCTTCCTTCTCGTTGAAGAAGGTCATGTCGGGCCCGAAGTTGGCGATGATCATGGCCACCTTCAGGGACTTCCAGCCCGTGTCGTAGTAGGTGCCCACGTCGGCGGCCCAGCCATCGGAATTGAATTCCATCGCGCTCTGGTTGACGTACTTCACGGTCAGGCCGGCGCTGAACTTGTCGGTGAGACGCTTGGCCACGGTCAGACCCAGGGCGGTATTGGTCCAGTTGAAGGTCCTGCCCGTGCCTTCGGGGGCAGCGGGTGTGGTTTCGTCCATCTGGTCGGTGTACAGGTGAGTCAGGGAGATGCCCGCGCTCAGGCCCAGGTTGTCGAAGGTACGTGCGGCACCCACCCAGTCCTGACGCGTATCAACGGGCAGTTCCACATGGGTGAATCCCGCCGTCCAGTTCTCCACCAGGGTCAGCCCCGCCGGATTGAAGTACAGCGCGGACACATCGTTGGCGATGGGCAGCAGAGCATCGGCCATGCCCATGCCCCGCGCGCTCACCGGCAGCTCGAGGAAAGTGGCGGTCACCGTGCCGGCTTTCACCTGGGCGAAGGCACTCTGGGACAGGGCAAGCACCGCTGTACAAAGGGCCAGGATCTGGGTCAGTCGCATGGAAGTCTCCGTGACACGGATTATTTCAGGATGACGAACTTGCCGGTGGCAATCGATCCGTCATTTCCCGGGGTCTTGTCTTCGACGCTGAAGTAATACAGCCCGCTGGCGGCCTGCTGGAAGTTGCGGTTGTTCAGGTCCCACGCTTCCGAGAAGTCAGAATTCCAGCGGCTGTGGTCCCCTTCCACATTGTGCGGCACGATCTGCACCAGGTCTCCGGAGAGACTGAAGATGCGGATCAGGCACTGGTAGGGCAGGTTCATGAATTCGATGCGTCGGTCCTGGGCGGGCAGGTAGGCCGAGGAACCATCATCCTGGTTTTCCCAGGCGAGGCCCTGCTGGCTGTTGCCGAAGGACTGCTCGGTGGTGTAATCCTGATCGAAGCGATAGGGATTGGGCACCACGCGCACTTCGCGACTGGGCGAACCGCTGGGAGCCTGACGGATCGCGTTGCAGCTCTTGGCGGTTTCCAGCGGCTCGGTACCGGTCTGGTAGTCACCGAAGTCATAGGCCGTGACCGCATAGAAGCGCGGATACAGGCTCTGGATGCCTTCCAGCCGATAGCGGAACTCCACATGGTAGGCATCGCCCATGTTCCACACGCGATCGCGGTTGGCATCCAGGTACATGTCGCCCGTGTACACCACGTTCTCGTTGTCGGCGTTGGTGAAGCTCAGATACCCTGCCTGATTGCGGGTCAGCTCGACCGCGCTGCCATCCAGCCAGAAAGTCGTGTCGCCGGGGGCGTCGACCCAGACCGCGATGCCTTGTTCGATCCAGGCATCCTCATTGATGTCCATCAGGATTTCTTCGTCCGGTTCGCCTTCCACGTGCACGATGGCGCCAAAGCCACTGTTGTTGCCCACGGGCTGGCGTTCCCAGCCCCGCACGGGATCACGGAAAGGCTGTGCGCCCCAGGGTCCGGGATCGGGCAGGGTGCGCAGCGCCCCCGTGTTGTCGCGGTAGGCGTAGTTCACATTGTCGAATTCGGCCAGCAGGGTGTAGTCCGCTTCGAAGTTGGCGTTGCCCGCGTAGACACGGTAGCCTTCGAAATCCTGCACACGGCTGAAGGGATCGACGTAGGCCTCGGACATCGAATTGCGCTGCCAGCGCAGTTCAACCCACTTGTCACCGGTCACGACTTCCATGTCGGGGCAGGGCGGGGGCGGCGGTCCCTGGAAATCGGGAATGCCATCGCCGGCATCCAGGAAGCCGTTGTTGTTGAAGTGGCCGATGTACCAGTCTTCGCGCAGACCCTGGGAGAACTTGGGGCCGGCGTTGATCAGGAAGGAGTCCTCGACCATTTCCAGATTGCCGCGGTTGCGCAGGAATGTCCAAAGGAAATCGTCTTCGGAAACCTGTTCGCCCCAGAGCGAGGAGAAGCCTTCGTCCAGCTTGCCGTTGCCTTCCAGGCTGTCGGGCCCCTCGTAGATCGCGGGCAGGCCGCTGGGCAGGGTGACCACGCGCCCCCAGTACTTCACAGTGTCGCCGATGGCCGGGGCCCAGAGGCCGTCAAGCCCCAAGTCCTCGCCGGGCCAGCCGTCGCCCGTCTCGTAGAAGCCATCGCCGTCCAGGTCGTAGATCGGGGTGTCGTACATCTCGTTGTCGTAGACGCGCTGCGACCAGATGGCGTTGAAGTCGAAATCGGTCCAGTCGAAGACCGTGGTGTCAATGCGTGAGGTCACAGCGCCCTGGGGGTGGCTGCGGTCGTGCAGGTTCTGCCCGGCGATGTAGGCCACGGTCATCACGAAGGACTCGCCCGGATTCAGGCGATAGATGTTGTTGCCACCCGCATCGGTGTAGTCGAACACGCCCATCGGGCCCCAGGAAATCAGGTAGCGCGTGTCATCGCCGTTGGGATTCACGCCGCCGCCCACCACATCGAACTCGCGGTAGAGCAGCGTGTCCCCGGTGACCGGATCCAGCTCCACCTGAGCTGGGGGCCTCTGGCCCACGACACAGGCCGGCATGCTGGGATCGAACTCGCCGTTGGACATGACCTGATACTTGTGGATGTCGGCCTCGGGCGTGCCCAGGATCAGACTCCAGCTCATGTCGTCGCCACGGGCGTCGGGATGGTCCTGCCACCAGGTCCAGGCGGGGCCGTAATCCTGGTCGGGCGAGGCGTTGGAGTTCCACCAGTTGAAGGTGGTCTGCAGCTGGGGGTTGGGCGCGCGCAGGATGCGGGTGCCGGTCACGTCGGGACAGGTGAAGTTGGTGCCGCTGGTCTCGCTGGCCGGGCGCCCGTCGTTGTCGGCGATGTAGGCCGTGTTGATCAGGATGTGCTGATTGGACACGGTGTCGATGGCCGTGCGCCGGAAACCGCAGAAGTCATCGGAAGCGCGCCCCTGTCCGGCTTCGTCGCCGTGCCCCACATCGGCGTCGACATACAGGCCGATGTAGAGGTTCTTGAGGAACTTCGAACCGATGTTGGAGATCTTGTAGTCAATGACGATGAAGTCCTGGGCGTAGCTGTAGCTCCAGGCATGGGACTCCATCTCGACCTTGACGCCCAGCGGCACATGGTTGTTGTCCTGGGGGTCCCAGACCTGGCCGTTGGGCAGAAGGCCGAGATCGTCGATGGTGTCGGTGTAGGCCGAATAGAAGTCCTGCTCGGACACGGCCAGCGAGTCGTAGATGTTGCGGTCCAGGTAGTCCAGCGCGTTCAGGCGGGTGGTGCGCTCGCGAATCTTGAACTCCTCGCCGCAACCGGGCCAGAGTTCGTTCACGTCGCGGTCCCAGCCCTCGGAGCCGAAGGAGACACGCGGGGTCTCGATGCCGGAATCGTCCACGATCAGCGCGCCGACCCACACCGAGCCCTGGTAGAGGTACTCGACCCCGCTGCCGCCGGGATACTCGCACTGGGGCGCCTGCTCGCCGGTGACCGGATCGTCGTCGCCCGTTGCGTCGCCGTGACCGAAGGTGCCGTCGTTCTTGAAGGTCATCCACATCTTGCCCACGCGGTGCACGCGCAGGTCCAGCGTGGGGCGCTCGCAGTCGGCGCTGACATTGCGTGAGACGGGCTCGTCCTTGCGGATCACGGGCTCGTAGCGGCTGTCGTCCTCCTTGGCCTGCAGCGTGACAGCCAGCAGGCCAGCGGTGGCCAGCACCAGACCCATGCGGAGAGTGTGGAAGGTGTGATGGGTTTTCATGGTCTCTTCTAGTTCTCCCCGGGATTCCAGCCGACCGACACCACACTGCCTCCGCAGTCGATGGTGCCACTGGCCGGCAGCCAGTTGCTGCCCTGCAGCTGGGGATCCTGGTTTTCGAGGTTGCAGGCGCCCACGTCCCAGTTGGAGGGGAAACTCTCATCGGCGGCACCGTTGTCGTGGAACCAGTTCTGATCGATCACAGGGTTGTTGGTATCGAAGCTGGCACCGATCTGGTTGCCCACGATGCCGGTGGCGGTGCTGCTGAGGCTGTAGTCATTGCCCACGACCATATTGTAACGGATCACGGGATTGGACTGGCTTTCCACCTTGATGCCGCCATACCCGTTGAACAGGATGGTGTTCTGCAGGATGCTGGCGTTGGGAGTGGCCTGAACCTTGATGCCGTAGACATCGCAGTTCATGATCAGGTTGTTCTCGATCAGGGCCATCTGAGGAGTGTTGTAGATGAACACCCCGTAGAACCGACAGCCATCCAGACGATTGCCCGTGAAGGAGGCGCTGGCGCCATTGCCGGCGAACAGAGCCGAGAGACCATTGTTGGTGAAAGTGCAGTTCTCGACGGTGGCATGACTGCCGGGGCCGTGGGCCGCCACCGAGTAGTAGGTGGTGTGATCGAAATCGCAGCCGCTGACAGTCAGATCGATGTCGGCATCGAATCGGTAGAGCGTCGGGCTGCCTTCGATGTAATAGCTCTCCGTATCACGCAGTTCGATGATGCCGCCATTCTGGATGTAGTTCTGACCCGAGAATCCGGACTCGCTGCCACGGGCGAAACTGCTGTTGCTGATGGTGGCGGTGATCTGCTGGGTCGTGCCCGCCAGACTCAGGTCGTCGGTACGTGGTTTGATCAGCAAGCTGCGCCAGTCGGACAAAGAGGTTCCGGGCGTCACGGTCCAGTCGGACTCGGGGGCCAGGTCGAAGGTGGCACCGTCGATGTTGAGGTTGCCGTTGAACTCCAGGCCGTAGAAGCCGGCGAATTCCAGCCGGGCTCCCGGCGAAATGGTCACGTCCTCGGAACTGAACGCATCGCAGGTGACACGCCAGGTACCGGTGAGGGTGGAATTCTTGATCTGCTTGCGCAGTTCGTTGGCCGAGGCCTGATAGAGCACGGGCCCCACATCGGACCGCTTGGCGGAAGTCACGTCATACCCGGCCTCGATGCAGGGGCTGCAGGAGTTGAAACTCTGGAAGTCGGCGTTCAGTTCGTCGAAGAGCGCGTCATCCATGCAATTGCCCAGCACGTCCACCTTGTCGCGGTTCTCATTGCGGTAGGTGTTCTCGCCAAGCACGAAGCGGTTGTCAAGCACCACCAGGGTGTCAATGGTGTTGAGCGTGTCGGCCACATACACGCTGTCGTAGATCGTCACGCCCCACTGCAGCTCGCCCATTTCCACCGGAAAGCGGAAGGCCAGCGAGGAATTGCGTGACACGTTGTTGCGCGCGAAGAGACTGTCGCCCTGCCAGTCCAGCAACTGGGTCGTGCCCACGTGGGTGGTGTCGAACACCACACCGGAGCCATCGTTCTCGTGCACGATGTTGGAGCGGAAGCGCGGCAGGGCGCCATGCATGAAGCTGATGCCGTTGTACTGGTTCAGGTAGATCATGCAGTGCTCGATCGTCGGACTGCTGTCGTCCACCACGATCGCGGCATTCTTGTAGGGGTCGGAGTTGTTGAACTTGGCGCCATAGGCCACGATGGCGAACTTCAGCTCGCTGGCATCACTGCCCGGCATGAAGACCAGGCTCTGCCAGAGTCCATAATCCTCCTTGAGGATCACGGGATAGAACTTGATCGGGCTGGCGTTGGTGCCAATGGCCGTCAGGGTGCCCTCGACATACATGGAACTGTTGCGCTCGAAGAGCACTTCCACGCCCGGCTGGATCACCAGGGTCTGCCCGGCGGCCACAGCCACGGAGCTGGACACATAGTAGGGCGAGTTGGCAAGCGTCCAGGTGCCGGACACGAGACTGTCCACCACTTCGGTGCGCCAGGTTCGGAAGGTCTCGGTCACCGTACGATCGTACTGGTTGCCGTTGTTGTCGTCGCAACCCAGGCCCGCAATCAAAATCAGCAGGCCGAGCAGCCACGGTGTGTATCGCTTCATCGGTGCTCCAGCTAGAATTTGTAACCGAACCGCAGCAGGATATTCCGACCGGGCCCGATGTTTCGCGGGTTGTTGTCGTACTCGTACTTGCCGGGGTAATACAGCACGAAGTCCGGATTCTTGGCGTGCATCGCCTGGTAGTAATTGCCCGTTTCCGCATAGTAGTTGCGCACGTTGCGGTGGTTGAAGAGGTTGGTGACTTCAATGCCCGTAACCAGGTTGTGGCTGCTGGTCTTGAAGCGCCAGTACTTCTCGAACTTGATGCGCGTCTCCTCGGTGAAGGGCATGCGACGCGAATTGCGGGCGATCAGGGCCACGTGCTCCACATCCTCAAGGTAGATCGAGGGGGTGTAGGGGCGACCGGTGGCGAAACTGCTGCTCATGCTGAACAGCCAGTCGTCGGGCAGCCTGAAGCCAAAGAGGCTGGCATTCTCGCCCTGACCGAAGTAGAGGCTGTAATAAGCATTCAGGCTGTGGGTCTGGTCCCAGTCAAGGGGGCGCTCGTCGCGATTCACCGGATTGCCATTGAGACGATCCTCGGAGGCGGCGCGGGAACTGGAGGCTTTGCCGTAGGCAAAACTGAGCTCGTAGTTGAAACTGACCGAGTAGTTGCGTTCGGCCTTCTCGACGCTGATGTTGGCACCGCGCACGCGGCCGTAGTCGCCGTTGGTCCACTGGTCAATCGTATACCCCGGGGCCAGCTCGATGACCGTGGAGGTGATCTGGTCGAAAATGTCGCGGTAGTAACCCTGCAGGTTCACGGTGGTGCCAATCTCGGCCCAGCGTGCTTCCACGCCGAACTGGTACTCGACCGTCTTCTCATACTTGAGGTTGGGGTTGCCCACCAGGGTGTTGTTGGCCCGTGAGCCGGTCGTGGACTGGTAGTAGTAGGTGTACTGGGGCGCCTGATAGAAGTGGCCGTAGTTGAAGTACAGCTTGGCGCTTTCGGTGATCGGGTGGCTGATGCCCAGGCGCGGGCTCAGGCGGCTGGTGCCACGCTGGGCGTGCACGGCTCCGGGATCACCGGCGTTGGCCGCTTCGTCGGATTCGTTGACCACGGATTTCTCATGCAGCAGGAAGTCCCAGCGCATGCCCACCAGTACGTTCATGCCCTCGAAGTTCATCTGGTCACGGAAGAACAGCGCGCCTTCGGTGGGCTGGCGGTCGTAGAAGTCGCGGAAGTTTCCGCGTTCCGGATAGGGGCTGCCGATCGGCAGTGGCGAAGACCCATCGTAGAGCTTGTTGGGGCTTTCGATCGAGTTCATCTGCAGATCACGCGCCATGATCTGGGCTCCGCCCAGCACGTCGTGATACTTGTTGATCTGCCACTGGTACTCGGTTTCCAGCGACAGGGTGGTGGAGCTGCGCTCCTGCCAGATCGCCTGGCCGTCGAAATTGTTGGGGTTCAGGAAGAAGTCGTAGTAGGCTTCGAAGTTGTACTGGTACCCCCAGGGCGAATCCGGGCCGCCGCCCCAGTTGTTGCCGTCCTGCACGCCGTTGGAGTTGTAGTCCACGAAGGGCTCCCACTCATCCCAGTCCAGGTTGGGCGGGTCAAAGGTCGCGCCGATGCTCAGCGGGTCGTCGCCACGGTTCTGCCAGGTGGCACCGGTCTTGTTGGCGCTGTAGATGCTCACGCCATCGTTGTACCAGTCGCTGCCGTTGTCCTCGCCATTGTAGCTGTAGACGACCGGCATGCTGACATCGATCACGGTCTCGCGGAAATGCTCATTGGTGATCAACTCGCCGGGGGTGTGGCCCACCGTGCGCACGTCGCTTTCGCCGTGATACTGCTGGAAAGGATCCACCACGAAATCGGCGAAGCGGGTGAACAGCTCGAATTCGTCAAAGGTATTGTTGGGGCCATCGTAGATGCCGTTGAGGGTGGGCTGGGGCTGCTGATTGCGGCGTCCGCCGGCGATCCAGGTCGCGTAGGCGCCGTAGGTGCTGGGCAGGTCGAACCAGACTTCGCCCGCATCCCAGATGCCGTTGTAGACGCCCGTGATCGGGTCGGCCTCGTCAATGAAGGGCTCGCCCGTGTCCCAGAAGAAGTCGCCGTCGAGGTAGGGCTCGCCCAGATCCTCGTTGGTTTCACGCACGTCGCGGAAATTCATCCGGCCGTCGGCGTTGATGTCGTCGTAGCCTTCGGCCATGTCGAAACGGCCGTTGCCGTTCTCATCGGTGTAGTCTTCGCCCGGATCCCAGACGCCGTTTCCGTTGGCATCCACGAAGTCTTCGCTCCAGCCGTTCCAGATTCCGTCGCCGTTGACATCCTGGAAACGTTCGCCGTCCCAGATGCCATTGTGGTTGGTGTCCTGCTCGGTGGTCTGGGGCTCGGCATCGTCCCAGCGACCGTTGTGGTTCAGGTCATCGTAGATGTCCCACGGATCGAACCAGGGATTGTCCTCGCCGTTGACCGGGTTGGGAATATTGGTCCAGGGCTCGGCCGTGTCGTACTGGCCATTGCCGTTGAGATCCACCCAGTCTTCTCCGCGGTCCCAGCGGCCATTGCGGTTCAGATCCTCGTAGCCTTCGCTGTAGATCGGGTTGCCGTGGGAGTCGTACACATAGCCGTCGTACTGACCGTTGTTGTTGGCATCCACATAACCGTCGAAGTAGCCGTTGTCGTCGTTGTCCTGGTAGCCGTTGCCCAGGAAGGCGCTCTTGTCGTCTTCGTTGGCCTGCTCCTGAGCCGGCAGCTCAAGCACGAACTGGTCGGGCGTGCGACCTCCGGGGGAGATCAGGGTCTTGGTGTTGGAGCGGTAGGCGCGCACCTCGAAGGTGGCGTTCTTGCTGGGAATGGGCGCCGTGTAGGTCAGCGAGATGTTGCTGCGGTTGTTCTCGGCGCGCGGACGATCCCGCTCGTTGTAGAGATAGGGATAGCCGTAGTTGCCGGACACGGGGCCTTCGCCTTCGGGGTAGAGGTCCCAGCGGCGATAGAAGCGCTCGCCGTAGATCTTGAGGCGATGGGTGTCGGTCACCGGAATGGAAATGTTCAGCGAGGCGCTGTATTCGTTCTTCTGGCGTTCGGGCAGGTCGATGCCCAGGTTCACGTAATCGCTGCTGCCGCGGTCGATGTCGTAGGGCAGGTAGGTATCGGTCAGATACACGCGCCCGGCGAAGAAGAAGGTGGTGCGGCGATTCTTGGGAATGTTGTTCTGGAAGGGCAGCGGGCCACCGATGGACAGGTTGTAGCCGTCGGTGTTGAAGGAGTAGGCGTCGAACGCGCGGTCGGTGCTCCACTCGAAGCGGCCGTGGTAGCCGTCGGTGTCACCTTCCTTGGATGTCACTTTCACCACGGCGGCCTGGGCCTGACCGTATTCGGGGCCGAAACCACCGGAGAGCACGTCGATCTGCTCGATGTTGGCCACGTCCACGTTGACGTAATTCTGCCCGCCCACCAGCGGGTCACGCGAGTCGATGCCGTTGATCACGTACTTCAC is a window encoding:
- a CDS encoding TonB-dependent receptor, whose translation is MRSVTRLRAFSNPFFTLLLALLLLSPAAWAGRGKIKGKVIDTKSGEPAEAIVKLEGTSYGAYTDFEGEFLIPQVDAGIYTVTITSLNYHPVTIEQVPVASDQTYDVGTIKLTSSAVELETVIIVADKKKIDLGEASGKTTKTGEEISRQAATDVTDVLRGTAGFKIDDEGAIHVRGSRTEEVKYVINGIDSRDPLVGGQNYVNVDVANIEQIDVLSGGFGPEYGQAQAAVVKVTSKEGDTDGYHGRFEWSTDRAFDAYSFNTDGYNLSIGGPLPFQNNIPKNRRTTFFFAGRVYLTDTYLPYDIDRGSSDYVNLGIDLPERQKNEYSASLNISIPVTDTHRLKIYGERFYRRWDLYPEGEGPVSGNYGYPYLYNERDRPRAENNRSNISLTYTAPIPSKNATFEVRAYRSNTKTLISPGGRTPDQFVLELPAQEQANEDDKSAFLGNGYQDNDDNGYFDGYVDANNNGQYDGYVYDSHGNPIYSEGYEDLNRNGRWDRGEDWVDLNGNGQYDTAEPWTNIPNPVNGEDNPWFDPWDIYDDLNHNGRWDDAEPQTTEQDTNHNGIWDGERFQDVNGDGIWNGWSEDFVDANGNGVWDPGEDYTDENGNGRFDMAEGYDDINADGRMNFRDVRETNEDLGEPYLDGDFFWDTGEPFIDEADPITGVYNGIWDAGEVWFDLPSTYGAYATWIAGGRRNQQPQPTLNGIYDGPNNTFDEFELFTRFADFVVDPFQQYHGESDVRTVGHTPGELITNEHFRETVIDVSMPVVYSYNGEDNGSDWYNDGVSIYSANKTGATWQNRGDDPLSIGATFDPPNLDWDEWEPFVDYNSNGVQDGNNWGGGPDSPWGYQYNFEAYYDFFLNPNNFDGQAIWQERSSTTLSLETEYQWQINKYHDVLGGAQIMARDLQMNSIESPNKLYDGSSPLPIGSPYPERGNFRDFYDRQPTEGALFFRDQMNFEGMNVLVGMRWDFLLHEKSVVNESDEAANAGDPGAVHAQRGTSRLSPRLGISHPITESAKLYFNYGHFYQAPQYTYYYQSTTGSRANNTLVGNPNLKYEKTVEYQFGVEARWAEIGTTVNLQGYYRDIFDQITSTVIELAPGYTIDQWTNGDYGRVRGANISVEKAERNYSVSFNYELSFAYGKASSSRAASEDRLNGNPVNRDERPLDWDQTHSLNAYYSLYFGQGENASLFGFRLPDDWLFSMSSSFATGRPYTPSIYLEDVEHVALIARNSRRMPFTEETRIKFEKYWRFKTSSHNLVTGIEVTNLFNHRNVRNYYAETGNYYQAMHAKNPDFVLYYPGKYEYDNNPRNIGPGRNILLRFGYKF